The Candidatus Omnitrophota bacterium genome segment TTATATTATTTACCCATGCGGGTATTACTATAGTCGAGGCCGCTTTATCGGAAAAACCTGTAGTTTCGTATGATCATGACTGGGCATGTGAATTTTTAGGATATAACGAGAGAGGGCTTGTGGCGCAATTCAAAGATAGCGGGGAGCTGGCACGATTGACGGTAAAATTATTGAAGGATAGGCAATTGGCATCAGAACTGGGCGCCTCAGCCAGGGCTTTCGGGCTTAAATATTTCAATGATAAGGCAATAAAGGATATGGAGATCTCTGTTCTTAACCGGTTTCTTGTGAAAAATAATTCGCAGGAACAAGGGGAGTTTTTATGAAAGGTAAAGCCGTAATAGCGCTGGTGATAATGGAAAGCGACAGGGTTTTGCATCCTCTCGGAGTTTTGTATCTCGGAGATGCTTTGAAAAAGGCCGGATACGATGTCCGCCTTTTCAATGTATTTCCCGAAGGCATCCCATCCGCCGCCCGCGAGATAGCCGCTATTAAGCCGCTCTTTGTCGGAATATCGACGTTGACGGGATTGCAGACGGAGAAGAGTTATGAAATAACCAAAGCTATCAAGGCTATCGATAAAAGCATCAAGATAGTGTGGGGAGGCGTTCATCCGAGCATGCTTCCCGAAGATTGCTTAAAAGATGAAGATATCGACATCGTATCCATAGGGGAGGGGGAGGAGCTAATAGTGGATCTCGCCGACTCTTTTCTCCGGGGCTCGGCCCTTAACGGCGTAAAAGGAATAGGGCATAAATCGGCGGGAAGTAATATTATTAATCCCGCGCGGGATTTTATATCGAACCTTGACCTCTATGAGCCGGACTGGACGCTTATTGACGCCGAGAAGTGCATATCCGTCCTACCGGATGGACGCAGACAGATAGATTTTATAACTTCCAGGGGGTGCCCGCACAGGTGCGCCTTCTGTTACAATCAAAAATTCAACAAGAGAAGATGGCGGAAACATTCTTACGAATATGTTATCGAAAAACTGGGTTATCTGAATAAAAAACACGGTGTCCGGGCGATACAACTGCACGATGACAATTTTTTCGTGGATATGCCCCGCGCCTTTCGTATCCTCGAGAAGATGCAGGAGATGGATATCGCGAATACCAATTGCATGATAAGGCTGGAGGCATTGAATACGGACATATTAAAAAAACTGAGAGCACTCGGAACCAGGCGCATATTTGTAGGATGGGAATCCGGCAATGACAGGGTTTTGAAGTTCATAAATAAAGATCTTACCAAAGATACCATATTGAAACAGTTTGAGCTCCTGGCGGATTTCCCGGACATAGCGGTAACGGCCGCGGGTATAATAGGATTCCCTACCGAAACGTGGGAAGAGATATGTGAAACGATCGACCTTGGCATTAAATTGGCCGAGATGGTGCCGAGTACGGTTGTGGAGTATCAGACATTTCTTCCGTATCCTGGATCGCACTTGTACGATATCGCGATAAAGAGCGGTTACAAGGCGCCGGAAAACATCACCGGTTACGGCAAATTTAATGTCTATGGGACAGACATGGATCTCACGTGGCTTCCGTGGGCCAATAAAAACACCAAGGAGATATTTAACAGGATTGACAAATACGGAAAGCTTCTTACGCATTCCAAATCGTCAAGCCCGGTGCGGAGTTGCGCAAAAGAGTTGTTTTACAGGCTAAGCAAAGCCAGACTTCGGAGCAGGCACTTTGCTTTTCCGTGGGAAATATGGGTGCTTTATAATTTTAACAGGTACTACAACCCGAAGAGCCCATTTTAAATGTCAATATTTCCGGATAAGATCTCGAAGATAGGGTGGTATCTTAAAAAAGTTGAGTTTCCCGCAAGAAGCTTTCCTGCGGGGTTTAATTTTTGTATTCACACAGAGATGATTCACGACGACGACACATATAATTCGGTCAGGAAGTTCGCGAAGAAATTCAACGCGTATACCGGCAAGAAGATTGCTGTTTGTATCATGACACCCGCCTGCCCGCTCATAAGATCTTCGATGGAAAAGGCGGGTGTTTCGGACGGAGAGTTCCGCTCGAGAGTTACCGCTATATCGGAATTTGCCGAGATCGGGTACCATGGGCACTTTTATTTAACCGGCGGTAGTACTCTTACGCAGATCTCGCACATGAATTACGACAAGGAGGCCATCAGGGCGCAAATCGATGAAGAGATGGCGTGGTTTAAAGTCTCCGGTATTTATCCTGCGGTGTATATAGCCGGCTGGTGGTTTTTGACGGCGGATATAGTCGCAAAACTTGAAAGCTGCGGGTTTTTGATAGACGTATCGATAAGAAGAGGGAAAATCGATACGGCCGGCGGTAAATATCTTGAAGATGCGATTATCCCGAAATACGGCCAGCCATTTATACTGCCGCCATCAAAAAACATCGTAGAGATACAGAGCGTTTTCGGTCCCGTGATGCCGCCGCCCATTATGCGGGGGCATTTGTCGCCGTATCTTAAAGAAGACGTTGACCGGCAGTTATCTTTTATTTTTCCCTTGCACGATTGGGATATTGCGAAGTATTACCGGAATATATGGTTGAATGTGCGCGAACTGGAAGGGTGTAAAAAGACAATAGAATGGATGAATCTAAATGAAATGCGTGACCGCTTTCTCCGCTGAAATGAGAGAAAAAATAAAAAGCATAGGCGCTAAGGCCAATAAATCGGCCGGTGATCTTCAGCCGTGGCCGAACTATTTTGATGCCAAGGCCATGGAATTCGGGATAGTCTCCAACTTTTGCGATATAGGTAATGCGCGGTGTGCTCTTGAAATAGGGTGCGGCAATGGCTTTACCTCAGCCATGCTTTCCGCGGTTGCGGACAAAGTAGTTGCGTTCGACCTTCCGGGCAAGGCGGAATCCAGTCATTCCCTCGGGATAAATATTGCGAGGGAGCTTTTTGCGCGGCTTGGAATTAATAAGATCGACGTTGTCGGAGGATCCGCCGAAAGCCTGCCTTTTTCAGATGGTTCCTTCGATCTGGTTTTTTCCGCATACGCGATCCAGTATGTGAAGGATAAAGACAAGGCACTGAGTGAGATCCGCAGGGTTTTGAAACCCGGCGGCAGGGCTATAATGATAATGCCGAATTTTACAGAGCGTCTTTTTGTGCCTGTGATGAAACTCGAATATATAATCGCCGAGGCCTCGCGTAGATTGATGGGACTTTTTCGTAGAAAAAGAGCGACGCAATATGGTTCCAGCCAAATCGCGTCAGGCGCCCGGAGGGTAAGCGCAGGCGGTATATTGCGCTATATAGCGCTAAAGCCGGATGGTTGTTACGGAAGTTTCATTGAAGAGCTTTTTCGCCATACTCCGTGGGCCTGGAAGAGTCTTTTTAAAAAGAACGGTTTTATAATAAAAAGCACCTTTTCTACCGAAATCTTTCCTGCCGGAGTTTTTGGTATATTGAATTCATCGCTTGGTAAGATGGCCGCCGGAAAAGCAGGCCGTCTTAGTTTAAAGGTCGGCGCTTTTCCTGTGATAAAAAATGCTGGATACTCTTTTGGCGTTGTTGCAATAAAACCCTGAGAAGAAAACATGGATATCGCCGCTATTAAAGAAGCTGTAAACACTATGCTGTCGGACTATACCGCCGGCCAGAAGTTGAATTATCTTAAATATCTTTTTTCATCTGGAAACGAGGTGTTGGGATACGATCCGTTGACTATATCGATAGTGGCTACAGGACGCTGTACTTTGGGTTGCGATATGTGCCCGACCCATTCTCGCATCGTGCCCAAAGATTATAAACATATACAGAAAAACACAAAGGATATCGACCTCGCGTTATTTACGGACATAGTTGACCGTTTTAAGAACGCGCTTACGCTACAGATAATAGGATCGGGTGAGCCTCTTTTAAACAAAGATCTTTTCAGGATGATAGATTATGCCGCCGGCAGGTCTATGGTCGTGAAGACGTTTTCTAACGGCACGACGATCAGTGATAATATCGGCAAGATACTTGCTTCACGCCTGGAAGGCATCACCATAAGCCTGAACGGGCATAACCCGGAAGAATTTAAAAGGATGACCGGGATGCGGGAAGATATCTATAAAAATATATATAATTCCGTAAAAAAATTGATCGAAGAGAGAAACCGGACAGGTTCGCGGATCAGAGTCAAGCTGTCGCATATAATCGACAAATATAATTATAAGTTCATCCCCCAGATGATAAAGGCCTCCCTTGATCTTGGGGCGGATCATGTATTTTTATGTAATTTTCTCGCGGCTCCTTACGACGGATTGAATGCCGCCGAAAGAGTATTGGAAAATTCCAGTGAGGTGATACGGCAAATAAACGATATGGCAGGCAAGATGCCTTATAGCGCCCGAAGAAAGGTAACATTCCCATCGCTTCTGGATAAGAACGCCGGGGAGTGCGCATGTCGCTCACATTTTTCTCAGATACGATTTGATGGTGACGGCAACGTTTCGAGTTGTTCGATGATGCTCCTGAACATGGAAAACCAGGGAAATTATAAAGATAAGGATGTGTGGAATAACGATTTTTTTAAGGAAGCCAGAAGACGGTTTTTGTCCGATGACAGGGCGGCTCTCCCTGCGCCATGTTTATGGTGCCCCGATAATTTCGGAGTATATCCGTGGAAATAAAGGCGTGAATGAAGAGGATACTTAAAATTACATCGGTTCTAGGCGCGGCGACCCTCGTAAAGATGGCCGTGGGCCTTATCCGCGCAAAATTTCTGGCATGGCAGATAGGGCCGGCCGGGGTGGGGCGTCTTGGCCAGGCTATGATGTATTCGATATTTACCATACAGCTATGCTCGATGAATATGAGTATGGGCCTGACGAAGAATCTCTCGGAATCGCTTTCACAAAAAAAAGATGAGGATGTTTCAAAGACGATTAATATAGCCGCTACCCTACAGTTTGTGTTATCAGCTGTATTTATAATTTCCATATTGCCGTTTTCGGGCAGGGTAACCAAGTTCCTATTTTCGGATATGAGATATCTGGGATTTTTTATCGGTATCACTTTGGCTACGCCTTTTGCCGTATATATGAGCGGTATCGCCGATTCGATATTCTATAGTTTCAAGAAGATACCGGAATACGCGAAGCTTATGATCTATCACGCATTAGCCGGCCTTGTGATACTTTTTATCCTGGTATGGTTCTTTAAGACGAATGGTGCGATATTGCAGGTTATAATCGTATCCGTACTGGGATTTATACTTGCGAATTATTTCATACGTAAAGCTACTTTTGTAAAGCAAAAGGTCGATCTTCGCATTCTCGGTAACGATAAGGCCAGGCGTATATCGATAGAACTTTTCCAATACGGCCTGATAACTTTTTTGCCGGGCATGCTGACCACATTTACCATACTTTTCCTACGCAGTATATTTATAAAAGAATTCGGCATTTCGGCGAACGGATATTATCAGGTTGCCTACGCGCTCAGCTCATACTATCTGCCCTTTGTGATGAACGCGTTATGGGGTCATTTCTATCCGGAGATGTGCGCTATCAAAGATAACACCGGCATCAATCATGAAGTGAATCAATACATACGGTTTACGCTCTTTGCTTCTACGGCTATCGCCGCGCCGGTCATAATCTTCAGTAAGTATATAGTGCTCCTTGTCTTCTCGCGTGATTTTTTGAGCGCGTCGGGGCTTCTTGCCATACAGGTAACAGGAGATATATTCTTCGTCTTGTGCTGTATGTTCAGCACTTCACTCA includes the following:
- a CDS encoding radical SAM protein is translated as MDIAAIKEAVNTMLSDYTAGQKLNYLKYLFSSGNEVLGYDPLTISIVATGRCTLGCDMCPTHSRIVPKDYKHIQKNTKDIDLALFTDIVDRFKNALTLQIIGSGEPLLNKDLFRMIDYAAGRSMVVKTFSNGTTISDNIGKILASRLEGITISLNGHNPEEFKRMTGMREDIYKNIYNSVKKLIEERNRTGSRIRVKLSHIIDKYNYKFIPQMIKASLDLGADHVFLCNFLAAPYDGLNAAERVLENSSEVIRQINDMAGKMPYSARRKVTFPSLLDKNAGECACRSHFSQIRFDGDGNVSSCSMMLLNMENQGNYKDKDVWNNDFFKEARRRFLSDDRAALPAPCLWCPDNFGVYPWK
- a CDS encoding class I SAM-dependent methyltransferase yields the protein MKCVTAFSAEMREKIKSIGAKANKSAGDLQPWPNYFDAKAMEFGIVSNFCDIGNARCALEIGCGNGFTSAMLSAVADKVVAFDLPGKAESSHSLGINIARELFARLGINKIDVVGGSAESLPFSDGSFDLVFSAYAIQYVKDKDKALSEIRRVLKPGGRAIMIMPNFTERLFVPVMKLEYIIAEASRRLMGLFRRKRATQYGSSQIASGARRVSAGGILRYIALKPDGCYGSFIEELFRHTPWAWKSLFKKNGFIIKSTFSTEIFPAGVFGILNSSLGKMAAGKAGRLSLKVGAFPVIKNAGYSFGVVAIKP
- a CDS encoding radical SAM protein, with amino-acid sequence MKGKAVIALVIMESDRVLHPLGVLYLGDALKKAGYDVRLFNVFPEGIPSAAREIAAIKPLFVGISTLTGLQTEKSYEITKAIKAIDKSIKIVWGGVHPSMLPEDCLKDEDIDIVSIGEGEELIVDLADSFLRGSALNGVKGIGHKSAGSNIINPARDFISNLDLYEPDWTLIDAEKCISVLPDGRRQIDFITSRGCPHRCAFCYNQKFNKRRWRKHSYEYVIEKLGYLNKKHGVRAIQLHDDNFFVDMPRAFRILEKMQEMDIANTNCMIRLEALNTDILKKLRALGTRRIFVGWESGNDRVLKFINKDLTKDTILKQFELLADFPDIAVTAAGIIGFPTETWEEICETIDLGIKLAEMVPSTVVEYQTFLPYPGSHLYDIAIKSGYKAPENITGYGKFNVYGTDMDLTWLPWANKNTKEIFNRIDKYGKLLTHSKSSSPVRSCAKELFYRLSKARLRSRHFAFPWEIWVLYNFNRYYNPKSPF